DNA from Sulfitobacter albidus:
CCCGCTACAAGGTCTACATCATCGACGAAGTGCACATGTTGTCCAACAACGCCTTCAACGCCTTGCTCAAAACGCTCGAAGAGCCGCCAAGCCACGTCAAATTCATCTTCGCCACCACCGAGATCCGCAAGGTGCCCGTCACCGTGCTGTCGCGCTGCCAGCGCTTTGATCTGCGCCGGATCGAGCCGGAGGTGATGATCGCCCTGCTGCGGCGCATTGCCGAGGCCGAAGGCGCGCAAATCGCCGATGACGCGCTGGCGCTGATTACCCGCGCCGCCGAAGGGTCGGCGCGCGATGCGACCTCCCTGCTGGATCAGGCGATCAGCCACGGCGCGGGCGAGACGACGGCGGATCAGGTGCGCGCGATGCTGGGTCTGGCGGACCGCGCGCGGGTGCTCGATCTGCTCGACATGATCCTGCGCGGCGATGCGGCGGCTGCGCTGACGGAACTGGGCGCACAATATGCCGAAGGGGCCGATCCGCTGGCCGTTCTGCGCGATCTGGCCGAGATCACCCATTGGGTGTCGGTGGTGAAAATCACGCCCGACGCCGCCGAGGATCCCACCGTCTCACCCGAGGAGCGCGACCGCGGGCGCGCCATGGCCGACGCGCTGGCGATGCGGGTCCTCAGCCGTCTGTGGCAGATGCTGCTCAAGGCGCTCGATGAAGTCGCCGCCGCCCCCAACGCCATGATGGCCGCCGAAATGGCGATCATCCGCCTGACCCATGTGGCCGATCTGCCTACCCCGGACGAGCTGGTGCGCAAGCTGCAAGACACGCCCCCGTCAGGCCCCGGCGCTGGCGGTGGCGTGGCGCCCGCGCCTTCGGGCGGCGGAACCCCTGCACAGGCGTCAGGCCGCGCGGCGCCGGTTTCCTCCGGTGGCGGGGTCGCAACGGCCCTCGCTCCGCAAGCGGTCTCGGCACTGGCCCATTACGCCACGTTCGAGCATGTGCTTGAGCTGATCCGCTCCAACCGCGACGTAAAGCTGTTGGTCGAGATCGAAGGCGGCCTGCAACTCGCCGCCTATCAGCCCGGACGTATCGAATTCGTGCCCACCGACGACGCCCCGCGCGATCTGGCGCAGCGGCTGGGCGCCAAGCTGCAACTGTGGACCGGCAATCGCTGGGCCGTCACCGTCGTCAACGAGGGCGGCGCGCCCACCATCGCATCGGTGCGGGACGCCCGCGACACCGCGCTCAAGGCCGAAGCCGAGGCGCATCCGCTGATGCAGGCGGTCATGGCGCAATTCCCGCGCGCGCGCATCACCGGCATCCGCACCGCGCAAGAGCTGGCGCAACAGGCGACCGAGGACGCGCTGCCGGAGGTGGAGGACGAATGGGATCCCTTCGAAGAGGAGTAATCCTCGCCCTGCTGCCCGGCCCCGCGCTGGCGCAATCCTGCGCCGACATGCGCCCCGGCTGGACAGCGGGCGCCGAAGCGACCGCGTGGACCGAGCTGATCGCGCTCTCCGGCACACCCGCCTCGCTGGTGCTGCTGCTGGCCTCGGCGCTGGTGCTGCGGTTGCGCCACCAGTGGGGCGCGCTGATCGTCACCGTGCTGTGGTCCTTCTGGGCCTCGTTCATCGCGATGGCGGGCCCCACGCAGGCCGCCGCCGAGGGATGTATCGGCAGCCCCACCTTGTTCATCGCCCTCGTCGCTGCAATATGTACGGGGATGATTATTTACACCACGGGCGGCAAACCGCGCCCGTCTGACTGAGGAGAGTTGGTATGTTCAAAGGACTTGGCGGGCTCGGCGATATGGCCGGGATGATGAAGAAAGCCCAGGAAATGCAGGGTAAAATGGCCGAGATGCAGGAAGAGATGCACAACATCATGGTCGAGGGCGAAGCGGGCGCGGGCCTTGTAAAAGCCACCTGCACCGCCAAGGGCGAGCTCAAGGGCCTCGACATCGACCCCTCGATCTTCAACGGCGACGACAAGGAAGTCGTCGAGGATCTGATCCTCGCCGCGATCAAGGACGCGCAGGGCAAGGCAAGCGACCGCGCGCAGGAAGAAATGAGCAAGCTGACCGAAGGTCTGGGCCTGCCCGCAGGCATGAAACTGCCGTTCTAGCCGTCTTTTGCACAGCAAAAGACGGCGCGTGCGAGGCAGTGCATGCTTGCATGCACGTTCGCATTCCCTCTCTATTCAGGCGCGCGCGCCGCGCCCCATAAGGCACCCCAATGAGCAGCACCCGCGACATCGATGCGCTGATCGAGCTGATGGCGAAACTGCCCGGCCTCGGCCCCCGCTCGGCCCGGCGCGCGGTGCTGCATCTCATCCGCAAACGCGCGCTGCTGCTCAGCCCGCTGGCCGACACCATGCAGCAGGTCGCGGCGACCGCGCGCGAATGTCTGAATTGCGGCAACGTCGGCACCGCCGACATCTGCGACATCTGCGACAGCGAAAAACGCGCCACGGGGGAGCTTTGCGTGGTCGAGGATGTGGCCGATCTCTGGGCGATGGAACGCTCGGGCGTGTTCAAGGGGCGCTATCATGTGCTCGGCGGCACGCTTTCGGCGCTGGACGCCATCGGCCCGCAGGAATTGCGCATCCCCAAGCTGCTGAACCGGGTCGAAAGCGAGGGTGTGACCGAGGTCATTCTCGCCCTCAATGCCACTATCGACGGGCAAACCACGGCGCATTACATCGCCGACCAGCTGGAGGGACGCGTGCGCCTGACGTCGCTGGCGCAGGGCGTGCCCATCGGCGGCGAGCTTGACTACCTCGACGATGGCACGATCAGCGCGGCGATGCGCGCCCGCAAGACGCTGTAGCCGATTTTTTCGAAAAAATCGGACCGGAATTTTCAAAAATTCCGGTCCCCTATGCTAGCCGCGAGACTCAAAATGGGCCGCCCGTTCCTCCCAGACGGACGGCCCCTCCGACCGCGACGCAAGTCCCTCTCAGAGGACGACCACATCCAGCGGTGGAAACCCGTTGAACCCCACGGAACTATACGCACTCGTATAGGCTCCGCAGTTGCGGATCAAGACCCGGTCACCGTCGCGCAGCGCCAGCGGCAGCTGCACAGGCACCCGCTCGTACAGGATGTCGGCGCTGTCACAGCTGGGGCCTGCCATCACGCAAGGGCCGGTGGGGCCACCATCGTGCGGCGTGGTGATGCGGTAGCGGATCGCCTCGCCCTCGGTCTCGGCCAGCCCCGAAAAGCGACCGATATCCAGATACACCCAGCGGTGCAGATCGTCCTCGGCCTTGCGGCTCACCAGCATCACTTCCGCCACGATGTGACCGGCATCGGCCACCAGCCCGCGACCGGGCTCCGCCATGACCTGCGGCACGTCGCCGAAGCGCGCGGCAATCGCCGCCATCACCGCCGCCGCATAGGCGCGGGGCGCCTGCACGGGCTGGCCATAGAACGCCGGAAACCCGCCGCCGATGTTGAGCAGTTGCAGATCGTGTCCCGCCGCGCGCGCCGCGTGCCACAGCTCCGCCACATCGTCCAGCACCGGGTTCCAGAACGCCGCCTCGCGGGTTTGCGAGCCGACGTGGAACGACAGGCCGTAGGGCACCAGACCCACCGCAACCGCGTGATCCAGCAGATCCGGCAGCGACGAGGGCGCGCAACCGAATTTGCGCGACAGCGGCCAGTCGGCCAGTGAATTCTCGACGATCACCCGCAGATACACCCGCGCACCCGGCGCGTGGCGCGCGATCTTGTCCAGCTCGCCCACGCTGTCAGCGGCAAACAGGCGCACGCCCACACCGTAGGCGAACGCGATGTCCGATCCGCGTTTGATGGTGTTACCGAAGGAGATCTTCGCCACCGGCGCGCCCTGGCTCAGGCACAGCTCAATCTCCCCGCGCGATGCGCAGTCAAAGCCGGAACCACGCCGCACCAGCGCCCGGATGATCTGCGGCTCGGGGTTCGCCTTGACCGCGTAGTGGATGAACGCACGCCCCAGACCGGCCGCCAGCGCGTCGTAGTTCTGCACAACCCGCGCACGATCCACGACCAGCGTGGGACGGTCGAAATCATTGGCCGCAATATAGGCAGTCGCGGCATCGGCGAAAACGGGACGGGCAGCGCCGAGGGCGCCGGTGAGGGGTGCGTTCATGGTCATCTCCAAAGAGCAGAATGGGCGTCGTTGCCCAGAAAGTCGTTTCAAGAGACGTTACCGTCGCTGCATAAACGCGGGGGTCAGTAGGGCCTTCCGAGCAGGGAAAGGCCGACCGGCCAGAGGCGCGTGCGTTGGCGTCTGTGATCGGCGATTTACGCCTTTTTCAAAACCGCGCAAGTTGTGGAAATTCACCGCTTGATGATTTTTCCGCCACGGCCAAAAACTGCGTCCGAAAAAGCACAGCCACTCACTCGGCTTTCTCTTCCCAGTCGTCCCCGATGGGCCGGCGGTCACGGTCGCGCTCCTCGCGGATCATCTCGACGGCTTCCGCTGTCTCATCGGGGCAAGCTTCTTCCAGCTGATCGACCCGCTGCGGCGCGTGGCCCAGCGCCAGCGCGAACAGCAGCGGAAAGTGGTCCGATCCGATCTTGGGCAGGCGTTGCATGGTCAGCAGCTGGAACAGCGGATCGTGAAACAGATGATCCAGCGGCCAGCGCGCCCACCAATGAAACGCGTTGAACGTGTTGTAGAATCCGCGCCCCACACGCGGATCGGCCAGACCCGACAGGCGCTGGAACCGCCGCGTCGTCGTCGACCAGGCCACATCGTTCAAATCCCCCGTGACGATACAAGGCAGCGGGTCCTGCGCCACCTGCATACCCGTCAGCGCGATCTCTCCGTCGCGACCCTTGGTGTCATGGAAGGCCACCGGCGGCTCGGGGTGCAGCACGTAGAGCCGGACCAGCGCGCCCGACCGCAGCGTCACCGTGCAGCGAATCGACGGCACACCGTCGGTCAGCAGGCAGCGCGTCTCGACCTCGCCCAGCGTCAGACGCGAAAACACCTGCATGCCATAGCCGTTGTCCTGTGGCAGATCGATCCGGTGGGGGTAATCATCGGCCAGCGCCTCGCTCAGCGCCGCGCACCACGGCTGATCCGTCTCGATCGCGATCAGCAGGTCGGGCGAAACCCTCTGCGTCAGATGAATGAGCCGGGGGTAATCGCGATTGGACATCTTCACATTGGCTGTCAGCACGCTGATGTGGCGCCGGTTGTCGGCCTGCAGCGCGTCGTCCGCGCGCACCGACTGGCGGCGCCAAAGCGGTGTGAACTTGGCGATATAGATTGACTGAAGGCACATGCAGCCGCCGAAGACGGCAGTCACCCACACCGGCGCCCCCGCCCAGAGCGCCGCCACAAGCAAGAACAGACACAGCCAGAAAATCTGCTGGCGCGGGAAGGCAAGCCCGCGGATCGCGCCATGGGGCACCTTGATCAAGGGCAGCAGGCTGACGGTTGCCGTAAGCACCGCCAGCCCGCGCAGGATCCACTCCACGATCACGCCGCCGCGCGCTTAGTCGCGGGAGGAGTCGTCGTCGTCCCCGCCGCCTGCGGGCTGCTTGAAAAAGCTCTCCGCGTCGGCGTAGTCGCTGTCGCTCTTCTCGTCCTCGTCATCGCTGTCTTCACCGGACAGTGTGAACGTCTCCAGCCCTTCGATCTGGCTGGGGATCTTGGGTTCGGGATCCATGCCGAGGCTTTGCTCGGTGCTGACCAGCTTGCGGCGCTCGTCGTCTGTCATCACCTCGCCTGCGGCGGCCTTCTTGGCGGCGGCCTTTTGCACGGCGGCGTCCAGTTCAGACTGTTTGCACAGGCCAAGGGCCACGGGATCGATCGGCTGGATGTTCGAGATGTTCCAATGCGTGCGCTCGCGGATCGCCTGAATCGTCGGCTTGGTCGTGCCGACCAGCTTGCTGATCTGCGCATCCGCCAGCTCGGGGTGGAATTTCACCAGCCACAGGATCGACGCGGGCCGGTCCTGACGTTTGCTCAGCGGGGTATAGCGTGGCCCGCGCCGGGTATCCTCGCCCTCGGCGGCCTTGTTCGGCTTGACCTTCAGCTTGACCATCGGATCGGCCTCTGCGGCATCGATCTGCGCCTGCTCCAGCTGGTTGTTGGCAATCGGATCAAATCCCTTCACACCCATCGCCACGTCACCGTCGGCGATGCCCTGAATTTCCAGCTCGTGCATGTCGGTGAAATCCGCGATCTGCTTGAAGCTCAGCGTGGTGTTGTCCACCAGCCAGACGGCGGTGGCCTTGGGGTGCAGCAGTTTGGCC
Protein-coding regions in this window:
- the recR gene encoding recombination mediator RecR, with the translated sequence MSSTRDIDALIELMAKLPGLGPRSARRAVLHLIRKRALLLSPLADTMQQVAATARECLNCGNVGTADICDICDSEKRATGELCVVEDVADLWAMERSGVFKGRYHVLGGTLSALDAIGPQELRIPKLLNRVESEGVTEVILALNATIDGQTTAHYIADQLEGRVRLTSLAQGVPIGGELDYLDDGTISAAMRARKTL
- a CDS encoding YbaB/EbfC family nucleoid-associated protein, whose amino-acid sequence is MFKGLGGLGDMAGMMKKAQEMQGKMAEMQEEMHNIMVEGEAGAGLVKATCTAKGELKGLDIDPSIFNGDDKEVVEDLILAAIKDAQGKASDRAQEEMSKLTEGLGLPAGMKLPF
- a CDS encoding DNA polymerase III subunit gamma/tau, with translation MSETTSYRVLARKYRPETFVDLVGQDAMVRTLKNAFEADRIAQAFIMTGIRGTGKTTTARIIAKGMNCIGPDGTGGPTTEPCGVCEHCTAIMQGRHVDVIEMDAASNTGVGDVREIIDSVHYRAASARYKVYIIDEVHMLSNNAFNALLKTLEEPPSHVKFIFATTEIRKVPVTVLSRCQRFDLRRIEPEVMIALLRRIAEAEGAQIADDALALITRAAEGSARDATSLLDQAISHGAGETTADQVRAMLGLADRARVLDLLDMILRGDAAAALTELGAQYAEGADPLAVLRDLAEITHWVSVVKITPDAAEDPTVSPEERDRGRAMADALAMRVLSRLWQMLLKALDEVAAAPNAMMAAEMAIIRLTHVADLPTPDELVRKLQDTPPSGPGAGGGVAPAPSGGGTPAQASGRAAPVSSGGGVATALAPQAVSALAHYATFEHVLELIRSNRDVKLLVEIEGGLQLAAYQPGRIEFVPTDDAPRDLAQRLGAKLQLWTGNRWAVTVVNEGGAPTIASVRDARDTALKAEAEAHPLMQAVMAQFPRARITGIRTAQELAQQATEDALPEVEDEWDPFEEE
- a CDS encoding type III PLP-dependent enzyme, which encodes MTMNAPLTGALGAARPVFADAATAYIAANDFDRPTLVVDRARVVQNYDALAAGLGRAFIHYAVKANPEPQIIRALVRRGSGFDCASRGEIELCLSQGAPVAKISFGNTIKRGSDIAFAYGVGVRLFAADSVGELDKIARHAPGARVYLRVIVENSLADWPLSRKFGCAPSSLPDLLDHAVAVGLVPYGLSFHVGSQTREAAFWNPVLDDVAELWHAARAAGHDLQLLNIGGGFPAFYGQPVQAPRAYAAAVMAAIAARFGDVPQVMAEPGRGLVADAGHIVAEVMLVSRKAEDDLHRWVYLDIGRFSGLAETEGEAIRYRITTPHDGGPTGPCVMAGPSCDSADILYERVPVQLPLALRDGDRVLIRNCGAYTSAYSSVGFNGFPPLDVVVL
- a CDS encoding DUF1013 domain-containing protein, giving the protein MAKLLHPKATAVWLVDNTTLSFKQIADFTDMHELEIQGIADGDVAMGVKGFDPIANNQLEQAQIDAAEADPMVKLKVKPNKAAEGEDTRRGPRYTPLSKRQDRPASILWLVKFHPELADAQISKLVGTTKPTIQAIRERTHWNISNIQPIDPVALGLCKQSELDAAVQKAAAKKAAAGEVMTDDERRKLVSTEQSLGMDPEPKIPSQIEGLETFTLSGEDSDDEDEKSDSDYADAESFFKQPAGGGDDDDSSRD
- a CDS encoding endonuclease/exonuclease/phosphatase family protein is translated as MIVEWILRGLAVLTATVSLLPLIKVPHGAIRGLAFPRQQIFWLCLFLLVAALWAGAPVWVTAVFGGCMCLQSIYIAKFTPLWRRQSVRADDALQADNRRHISVLTANVKMSNRDYPRLIHLTQRVSPDLLIAIETDQPWCAALSEALADDYPHRIDLPQDNGYGMQVFSRLTLGEVETRCLLTDGVPSIRCTVTLRSGALVRLYVLHPEPPVAFHDTKGRDGEIALTGMQVAQDPLPCIVTGDLNDVAWSTTTRRFQRLSGLADPRVGRGFYNTFNAFHWWARWPLDHLFHDPLFQLLTMQRLPKIGSDHFPLLFALALGHAPQRVDQLEEACPDETAEAVEMIREERDRDRRPIGDDWEEKAE